CAGAGAAATCGAGCTCCCGTTAGCTTCTTATAACCGCCTTGAGAAAGGTGATCCGCAGGGGCGCTTTACGGCAGCTCATGAGTTTGGTCACATGATCCTGCATGGACAAAGCAATGCGGTTGGGGGTAAGTATCCTTCCCGCGAAAACGTGACGTTTGCGAGGCGTTCACAGTTACGGGCTTTTGAGGATCCCGAGTGGCAGGCAAACACATTTGCGGCGGCTGTGCTAATGCCGTATCCAATGATGAAACAGCTCTTTAAAACAGGAAAGATGGATGTTCAAACAGTAATTGAAGCATTCAAAGTTTCAAAAACCGCGGCGGAAATCCGCGTG
This region of Bdellovibrio sp. 22V genomic DNA includes:
- a CDS encoding ImmA/IrrE family metallo-endopeptidase, which gives rise to MDYSEISVPVVRGLSTKEIEQHALEFLMLTAPECLDTPMPVPVLEIFENMLDRFGYTPAIGKNVKGLGGVTDVTNREIELPLASYNRLEKGDPQGRFTAAHEFGHMILHGQSNAVGGKYPSRENVTFARRSQLRAFEDPEWQANTFAAAVLMPYPMMKQLFKTGKMDVQTVIEAFKVSKTAAEIRVKKLTEDFRK